In a genomic window of Streptomyces pristinaespiralis:
- a CDS encoding ABC transporter ATP-binding protein, with protein MIELEGLTKHFGSKVAVDHLSFKVRPGVVTGFLGPNGAGKSTTMRMMLDLDNPTSGTVRIDGRHYRELEEPLKYIGALLDAKAMHGGRSAYNNLLCLAQANRIPRSRVAEVLDVVGLTPVARKKSKGFSMGMGQRLGIASALLGDPEILMFDEPVNGLDPEGIHWIRNLMKALAQEGRTIFVSSHLMSEMALTADHLIVIGQGKLLADTSMADFIQQNSRSYVRLRSPQQEELRDAVHRAGMTVVESDNGTLEVDGASTEQLGELAAEHRIVLHELSAQRASLEEAFMQMTAGAVEYHAHSTGAAAPPPSPGLGTPSSGHGAPQWAPRKEGA; from the coding sequence ATGATCGAGCTCGAGGGTCTCACCAAACACTTCGGCAGCAAGGTCGCGGTCGACCATCTCTCCTTCAAGGTCCGCCCGGGGGTGGTGACCGGTTTCCTCGGTCCCAACGGGGCGGGCAAGTCGACGACGATGCGGATGATGCTCGATCTCGACAACCCCACCAGCGGCACCGTCAGGATCGACGGGCGGCACTACCGCGAGCTCGAAGAACCACTGAAGTACATCGGGGCGCTGCTCGACGCCAAGGCGATGCACGGGGGCCGCAGCGCGTACAACAACCTGCTCTGTCTGGCCCAGGCGAACCGCATCCCACGGAGCCGGGTCGCCGAGGTCCTCGACGTGGTCGGACTGACGCCGGTCGCGCGGAAGAAGTCGAAGGGCTTCTCCATGGGTATGGGCCAGCGGCTCGGAATCGCGTCGGCGCTCCTCGGTGATCCCGAGATCCTGATGTTCGACGAACCGGTCAATGGTCTGGACCCCGAGGGAATTCACTGGATCCGTAATCTGATGAAAGCCCTTGCGCAGGAGGGCCGGACGATCTTCGTTTCTTCTCATCTCATGAGTGAAATGGCCCTGACCGCCGATCACTTGATCGTGATCGGCCAGGGCAAGCTGCTGGCCGACACCTCGATGGCCGATTTCATCCAGCAGAACTCGCGCAGTTATGTGCGCCTCCGCTCCCCTCAGCAGGAAGAGCTGCGGGACGCGGTGCACCGGGCGGGCATGACGGTCGTCGAGTCGGACAACGGCACCCTGGAGGTCGACGGCGCGAGCACCGAGCAGCTCGGCGAGCTGGCGGCGGAGCACCGGATCGTGCTCCACGAGCTCAGTGCCCAACGCGCCTCGCTCGAGGAGGCGTTCATGCAGATGACCGCCGGCGCGGTGGAGTACCACGCGCACTCCACCGGCGCGGCCGCACCACCACCATCGCCCGGCCTGGGCACCCCGTCGTCCGGCCACGGCGCCCCCCAGTGGGCCCCGCGCAAAGAGGGAGCCTGA
- a CDS encoding ABC transporter permease has product MSTPYQQPGSYASPIPVRGASLGDALLSEWTKIRSVRSTMWTLGVMIVLMLGIGLGVAALVSAAGESAGIADSSALGMGFFGVLPGSICVMTLGVLTIASEYSTGMIRTTLTACPSRGRVLAAKATVFFLLVLTITTLVAGLVAVIQNAMVEAVEPTGDEWLRASVGVGLYTASLGLLSLAVGAMIRHSAGAITTMIGVMLLPLVAAMFMFSESLQDLQKFLLEWAIPSQLIGIYGEAASGGSSGPLGWEPVWIMLGISVVALGGAYATMSSRDV; this is encoded by the coding sequence ATGAGCACTCCCTACCAGCAGCCCGGCTCGTACGCCTCCCCGATCCCGGTGCGCGGGGCCAGCCTCGGTGACGCGCTCCTGTCCGAGTGGACGAAGATCCGTTCCGTGCGCTCCACGATGTGGACGCTGGGCGTGATGATCGTGCTGATGCTCGGCATCGGTCTCGGGGTCGCCGCGCTCGTCTCCGCCGCCGGCGAGTCGGCCGGCATCGCGGACTCGTCCGCCCTCGGCATGGGCTTCTTCGGCGTCCTGCCCGGCTCGATCTGTGTGATGACCCTGGGCGTGCTCACCATCGCGTCCGAGTACAGCACCGGCATGATCCGTACGACGCTGACGGCCTGCCCCAGCCGCGGCCGTGTGCTCGCGGCCAAGGCCACCGTCTTCTTCCTTCTGGTCCTCACGATCACGACCCTGGTCGCGGGCCTCGTCGCGGTCATCCAGAACGCGATGGTCGAGGCGGTCGAGCCCACCGGCGACGAATGGCTGCGCGCGTCCGTGGGCGTGGGCCTCTACACCGCCTCGCTCGGCCTGCTGTCGCTGGCCGTGGGCGCCATGATCCGGCACTCGGCAGGTGCGATCACCACCATGATCGGTGTGATGCTGCTGCCGCTGGTGGCGGCCATGTTCATGTTCTCCGAGTCGCTCCAGGACCTTCAGAAGTTCCTGCTGGAGTGGGCCATCCCGAGCCAGCTCATCGGCATCTACGGTGAGGCGGCGTCGGGCGGGTCCTCCGGTCCCCTCGGCTGGGAACCGGTGTGGATCATGCTCGGCATCTCGGTCGTGGCGCTCGGCGGGGCGTACGCGACGATGAGCAGCCGGGACGTCTGA
- a CDS encoding ABC transporter permease, with amino-acid sequence MASVPAVLQSEWTKIRTVSSTRWTLISALAVTVAMGAALCALMNATFDDLPDAERLTFDPTLISFSGMVLGQLAMVVFGVLVVGTEYSSGMIRTSLAAVPQRGTFIFSKIAVAGLLALVVGMATSFFTFFLGQALLGEHRTSIGEENVLRAVFGGGIYMGLMAIFSMGVATMLRSSMLSLGILMPFFFLVSQILSAVPGAKDVARYFPDQAGAKIMQVVPNAMNSGDSPYGPWGGLGIMLLWVAAALLGGFLVLKKRDA; translated from the coding sequence ATGGCATCCGTACCCGCCGTCCTCCAGTCCGAGTGGACCAAGATCCGTACGGTCTCCTCCACGCGCTGGACGCTGATCAGCGCGCTCGCCGTGACCGTCGCGATGGGCGCGGCCCTGTGCGCCCTGATGAACGCCACGTTCGACGATCTGCCGGACGCCGAGCGGCTGACGTTCGACCCGACCCTCATCAGCTTCTCCGGGATGGTTCTCGGGCAGCTCGCGATGGTGGTCTTCGGCGTCCTCGTCGTCGGCACCGAGTACAGCTCGGGCATGATCCGCACCTCGCTCGCCGCCGTACCCCAGCGCGGCACGTTCATCTTCAGCAAGATCGCGGTGGCCGGGCTGCTGGCGCTCGTGGTCGGGATGGCGACGAGCTTCTTCACGTTCTTCCTCGGCCAGGCGCTGCTCGGCGAGCACCGAACGTCGATCGGTGAGGAGAACGTGCTGCGGGCCGTCTTCGGCGGTGGCATCTACATGGGCCTGATGGCGATCTTCTCGATGGGCGTCGCCACGATGCTCCGCAGCTCGATGCTCTCGCTGGGCATCCTGATGCCGTTCTTCTTCCTGGTCTCGCAGATCCTCTCCGCGGTACCGGGCGCCAAGGACGTCGCGCGCTACTTCCCCGACCAGGCCGGCGCCAAGATCATGCAGGTGGTCCCGAACGCCATGAACAGCGGTGACTCCCCTTACGGCCCTTGGGGCGGCCTGGGCATCATGCTGCTGTGGGTGGCCGCGGCGCTGCTGGGCGGCTTCCTCGTGCTGAAGAAACGGGACGCCTGA
- the scy gene encoding polarized growth protein Scy, producing the protein MRGYERQESHRADDDHLSRFEAEMDRLKTDREKAVQHAEDLGYQVEVLRAKLHEARRNLASRPAYDSADIGYQAEQLLRNAQIQADQLRQDAERELREARAQTQRILQEHAEHQARLQAELHAEAVQRRQRLDQELAERRQTVESHVNENVAWAEQLRARTESQAHRLLEESRAEAEQALAAARAEAARIAEEARRRLGSEAETARAEAEAILLRARKDAERLLNAASSQAHEATTHAEQLRSTTTAESDQARQQAAELSRAAEQRLQEAEEKLREARAESEKLLSEAKESAAKQLSSAESVNEQRTRTAKAQIARLVEEATKESETLKSEAEQALADARAEAEKLVEAAAEKARAAVAEDSAAALAKAARTAEEVLTKASEDARATTRAASEEAERIKREAEAEADRLRGEAAEQADQLKGAAKDDTKEYRAKTVELQEEARRLRGEAEQLRAEAVAEGERIRGEARREAVQQIEEAASTAEELLTKARTDADELRSRASSDSEKVRTEAIERATTLRKQAEETLERTRAEAERLRAEAEEQADGVRTAAEAAAVELREETERGIAARQAEAAEELTRLHTEAEARLAAAEERLAEARAEGERIRREAAEETERLRAEAGERLRALQEQAETEAERLRTEAASDASASRAEAEALAVRLHSDAAAEAERLRTEAQETADRVRAEAAAAAERVGTEAAEALAAAQEEAVRRRREAEEILGSARAEAGQERERAREQSEELLASARKRVEEAQTEAHRLVEEADRRATEMVSSAEQTAQQVRDAVSGLQEQAEQEIAGLRSAAEHSAERTRTEAQEEADRVRADAYAERERAAEDAGRLRSRAQEETEAAQALAERTVADAIAEADRLRADTAEYVQRMRTEASDAVATAEQDAARTRAEAREDANRIRSEAAAQADLLINEATSESERLRTEAAELRASADAEATRLLTEAEQIKVDGEAEIEQMRAAVRADREQVLDEARRAADKRRADAASQADQLISEARGEAERITAETAAETERLRAEANGDAERLRAEAAETVGSAQQAAERIRAEAERFRAETEAAAEQLRAEARAEADRLLDEAREAASKRRADAAEQADQLIAKAQEEALRAATEAEAQADAMVGAARNEAERLVSEATVEGNSLVEKARTDADELLVGARRDATAIRERGEELRTRVENEVEELHERARRETAEQMKTAGERVDNLVKAAEEQRAEAEAKAKELLAEANSEASKVRIAAVKKAEGLLKEAEQKKAELIREGERAKAEADREAERTVDEGKRELEVLVRRREDIQAEISRVQDVLEALESFEAPSAGKSGTGGGSAGGVKAGAAAGVTRSSGKSSDG; encoded by the coding sequence GTGCGGGGCTACGAACGCCAGGAGAGCCACCGAGCTGACGACGACCACCTCTCGCGGTTCGAAGCCGAGATGGACCGGCTGAAGACCGACCGGGAGAAGGCCGTCCAGCATGCCGAGGACCTCGGCTACCAGGTCGAGGTGTTGCGCGCCAAGCTCCACGAGGCGCGGCGCAATCTCGCCTCCCGTCCGGCTTACGACAGCGCCGACATCGGCTACCAGGCCGAGCAGTTGCTGCGGAACGCGCAGATCCAGGCGGACCAGCTCCGGCAGGACGCCGAGCGCGAGCTGCGCGAGGCCCGCGCGCAGACCCAGCGCATCCTCCAGGAGCACGCGGAGCACCAGGCCAGGCTCCAGGCGGAGCTGCACGCCGAGGCCGTCCAGCGCAGGCAGCGGCTGGACCAGGAACTGGCCGAGCGGCGCCAGACCGTCGAGTCGCACGTCAACGAGAACGTCGCCTGGGCCGAGCAGCTGCGGGCCCGTACCGAGTCGCAGGCCCACCGGCTGCTCGAGGAGTCCCGCGCGGAGGCGGAGCAGGCACTGGCCGCCGCCCGCGCGGAGGCCGCCCGCATCGCCGAGGAGGCCCGCCGCCGGCTCGGCAGCGAGGCGGAGACCGCGCGCGCCGAGGCCGAGGCGATCCTGCTGCGCGCCCGCAAGGACGCCGAGCGGCTGCTGAACGCCGCGTCCAGCCAGGCGCACGAGGCCACCACCCACGCCGAGCAGCTGCGCTCGACCACCACCGCGGAGTCCGACCAGGCCCGCCAGCAGGCCGCTGAGCTCAGCCGCGCCGCCGAACAGCGGCTCCAGGAGGCGGAGGAGAAGCTCCGCGAGGCCCGTGCCGAGTCGGAGAAGCTGCTCTCGGAGGCGAAGGAGTCCGCGGCCAAGCAGCTGTCGTCGGCCGAATCGGTCAACGAGCAGCGCACCCGCACCGCCAAGGCGCAGATCGCCCGGCTCGTCGAAGAGGCGACCAAGGAGTCTGAGACCCTCAAGTCGGAGGCGGAGCAGGCACTCGCCGACGCCCGCGCCGAGGCGGAGAAGCTCGTCGAGGCCGCGGCGGAGAAGGCCCGTGCGGCCGTCGCCGAGGACTCGGCCGCCGCGCTCGCCAAGGCCGCCCGCACCGCCGAGGAGGTGCTGACCAAGGCGTCGGAGGACGCCAGGGCCACCACCCGCGCGGCGAGCGAGGAGGCCGAGCGGATCAAGCGCGAGGCCGAGGCGGAGGCCGACCGGCTGCGCGGCGAGGCCGCGGAGCAGGCCGACCAGCTCAAGGGCGCCGCGAAGGACGACACCAAGGAGTACCGCGCCAAGACGGTCGAGCTCCAGGAGGAGGCCCGCCGGCTGCGCGGGGAGGCCGAGCAGCTGCGCGCCGAGGCCGTCGCCGAGGGCGAGCGGATCCGCGGCGAGGCCCGCCGCGAGGCCGTCCAGCAGATCGAGGAGGCGGCGAGCACCGCCGAGGAGCTGCTGACCAAGGCGCGCACCGACGCCGACGAACTGCGCTCCCGGGCGAGCAGCGACAGCGAGAAGGTCCGTACCGAGGCCATCGAGCGCGCCACGACCCTGCGCAAGCAGGCCGAGGAGACGCTCGAGCGCACCCGCGCGGAGGCCGAACGGCTGCGCGCGGAGGCGGAGGAGCAGGCCGACGGCGTACGGACGGCGGCGGAGGCCGCCGCGGTGGAACTGCGCGAGGAGACCGAACGCGGCATAGCGGCCCGTCAGGCGGAGGCGGCGGAGGAGCTGACCCGCCTTCACACCGAGGCGGAGGCACGGCTCGCCGCCGCCGAGGAGCGGCTGGCCGAGGCCCGCGCCGAGGGCGAGCGGATCCGCCGCGAGGCGGCGGAGGAGACCGAGCGGCTGCGCGCGGAGGCCGGCGAGCGGCTGCGCGCGCTCCAGGAGCAGGCGGAGACGGAGGCGGAGCGGCTGCGCACCGAGGCCGCGTCCGACGCCTCCGCGTCCCGCGCGGAGGCCGAGGCCCTCGCCGTACGGCTGCACAGCGACGCCGCCGCGGAGGCCGAGCGGCTGCGGACGGAGGCCCAGGAGACCGCCGACCGGGTACGCGCGGAGGCGGCGGCCGCCGCCGAGCGTGTGGGCACGGAGGCCGCGGAGGCACTGGCGGCCGCGCAGGAGGAGGCGGTACGCCGCCGCCGCGAGGCGGAGGAGATCCTCGGCTCCGCGCGCGCCGAGGCCGGCCAGGAACGCGAGAGGGCCCGCGAGCAGAGCGAGGAACTCCTCGCGTCGGCCCGCAAGCGGGTCGAGGAGGCGCAGACCGAGGCCCACCGGCTGGTCGAGGAGGCCGACCGGCGTGCCACCGAGATGGTGTCCTCCGCGGAGCAGACGGCCCAGCAGGTGCGGGACGCCGTCAGCGGGCTCCAGGAGCAGGCCGAGCAGGAGATCGCCGGACTGCGCAGCGCCGCCGAGCACTCGGCGGAGCGCACCCGGACGGAGGCGCAGGAGGAGGCGGACCGGGTCCGCGCCGACGCGTACGCGGAGCGGGAGCGGGCGGCGGAGGACGCCGGCCGGCTGCGGTCCAGGGCCCAGGAGGAGACGGAGGCCGCGCAGGCGCTCGCTGAGCGGACCGTCGCAGATGCCATCGCGGAGGCTGACCGGCTGCGGGCGGACACCGCCGAGTACGTGCAGCGGATGCGCACGGAGGCGTCGGACGCCGTCGCCACCGCCGAGCAGGACGCGGCACGGACCCGCGCGGAGGCCCGCGAGGACGCCAACCGCATCCGTTCGGAGGCGGCCGCGCAGGCGGATCTGCTGATCAACGAGGCGACGAGCGAGAGCGAGCGGCTGCGCACGGAGGCCGCGGAGCTGCGCGCGTCGGCCGACGCGGAGGCCACGCGCCTGCTCACGGAGGCCGAGCAGATCAAGGTCGACGGCGAGGCCGAGATCGAGCAGATGCGTGCGGCCGTACGGGCCGACCGCGAGCAGGTGCTGGACGAGGCGAGGCGGGCCGCCGACAAGCGGCGGGCGGACGCCGCGTCGCAGGCCGACCAGCTCATCAGCGAGGCGAGGGGCGAGGCCGAGCGGATCACGGCGGAGACCGCCGCGGAGACGGAGCGGCTGCGCGCGGAGGCGAACGGCGACGCCGAGCGGCTGCGTGCGGAGGCCGCGGAGACGGTCGGTTCCGCGCAGCAGGCGGCGGAGCGGATCCGCGCGGAGGCCGAGCGCTTCAGGGCGGAGACGGAGGCCGCGGCGGAGCAGCTGCGTGCCGAGGCCCGCGCGGAGGCCGACCGGCTGCTCGACGAGGCGCGTGAGGCTGCCTCGAAGCGCCGGGCGGACGCCGCCGAGCAGGCCGACCAGCTCATCGCCAAGGCCCAGGAGGAGGCACTGCGCGCGGCCACCGAGGCCGAGGCGCAGGCCGACGCGATGGTGGGCGCTGCCCGCAACGAGGCGGAGCGGCTGGTCTCCGAGGCCACCGTCGAGGGCAACTCGCTGGTGGAGAAGGCCCGTACGGACGCCGACGAGCTCCTGGTCGGCGCCCGCCGGGACGCGACCGCCATAAGGGAACGCGGCGAGGAGCTGCGGACCCGGGTGGAGAACGAGGTCGAGGAACTCCACGAGCGGGCCCGCCGGGAGACCGCGGAGCAGATGAAGACGGCCGGCGAGCGTGTCGACAATCTGGTCAAGGCCGCGGAGGAGCAGCGCGCGGAGGCGGAGGCGAAGGCCAAGGAGCTTCTCGCCGAGGCCAATTCGGAGGCGAGCAAGGTCAGGATCGCCGCCGTGAAGAAGGCGGAGGGACTCCTCAAGGAGGCCGAGCAGAAGAAGGCCGAGCTGATCCGCGAGGGCGAGCGCGCCAAGGCGGAGGCGGACCGCGAGGCCGAACGGACGGTCGACGAGGGCAAGCGGGAGCTGGAGGTCCTGGTGCGCAGGCGCGAGGACATCCAGGCGGAGATCTCCCGTGTCCAGGACGTGCTCGAGGCGTTGGAGTCGTTCGAGGCCCCGTCAGCCGGCAAGAGCGGGACGGGCGGCGGCTCCGCCGGCGGCGTCAAGGCCGGGGCCGCGGCAGGGGTTACCCGTTCGAGTGGCAAGTCATCCGACGGCTAG
- a CDS encoding ABC transporter ATP-binding protein: MIEAVGLTKRYGAKTAVYNLSFQVRPGAVTGFLGPNGAGKSTTMRMILGLDRPTSGQVTIGGLPFRQLPNAPRQVGALLDAKAVHGGRTARNHLLSLAQLSGIPDRRVDEVLGVVGLQGVAKRRSKGFSLGMGQRLGIAAALLGDPQVLLFDEPVNGLDPEGILWVRNLMKQLASEGRTVFVSSHLMSEMALTADHLIVIGRGQLMADMSVKDFISHNSADFARVRTPQTEPEQREKLLAALTEAGGQVMPEPDGALRVTGLPLPRISDLAHDADVRLWELSPHQASLEEAYMRMTQGAVDYRSTADEKSGLMQQPPMGHVPPQPHIPEVPQQGFYAPPPPQPGQNPYATPVPAAPAPAAPSGPVPAAPPAAPAEAPAPPAAAPADLTKPEDAR; this comes from the coding sequence ATGATCGAGGCAGTCGGCCTGACGAAGCGCTATGGCGCCAAGACAGCCGTGTACAACCTTTCCTTCCAGGTGCGGCCGGGCGCCGTCACCGGATTCCTCGGCCCCAACGGCGCGGGCAAGTCCACGACGATGCGCATGATCCTCGGCCTGGACCGGCCGACGTCGGGCCAGGTCACCATCGGTGGGCTCCCGTTCCGGCAGCTGCCGAACGCACCCCGCCAGGTCGGCGCGCTGCTCGACGCCAAGGCGGTGCACGGCGGCCGTACCGCCCGCAACCACCTGCTGTCGCTGGCGCAGCTCTCCGGGATCCCGGACCGCCGGGTCGACGAGGTGCTCGGCGTCGTGGGCCTCCAGGGCGTGGCGAAGAGGCGCTCGAAGGGCTTCTCGCTCGGCATGGGGCAGAGGCTCGGCATCGCCGCCGCGCTGCTGGGCGACCCTCAGGTGCTGCTCTTCGACGAGCCGGTCAACGGCCTCGACCCCGAGGGCATCCTCTGGGTCCGCAACCTGATGAAGCAGCTGGCGTCCGAGGGCCGTACGGTCTTCGTCTCCTCGCACCTGATGAGCGAGATGGCTCTCACGGCCGACCATCTGATCGTGATCGGACGCGGTCAGCTGATGGCGGACATGAGCGTCAAGGACTTCATCTCCCACAACTCCGCCGACTTCGCCAGGGTCCGCACGCCGCAGACGGAGCCCGAGCAGCGCGAGAAGCTCCTCGCCGCCCTGACCGAGGCGGGCGGCCAGGTGATGCCGGAGCCGGACGGCGCGCTGCGGGTGACCGGCCTGCCGCTGCCCCGCATCAGCGACCTGGCGCACGACGCGGACGTACGGCTGTGGGAGCTGTCGCCGCACCAGGCCTCCCTGGAGGAGGCGTACATGCGGATGACGCAGGGCGCGGTGGACTACCGTTCGACGGCGGACGAGAAGTCCGGGCTGATGCAGCAGCCGCCGATGGGGCACGTCCCGCCGCAGCCGCACATCCCGGAGGTGCCGCAGCAGGGGTTCTACGCCCCGCCGCCGCCCCAGCCCGGCCAGAACCCGTACGCGACGCCCGTGCCTGCCGCTCCCGCACCGGCCGCACCGTCCGGACCTGTGCCGGCCGCGCCGCCCGCCGCTCCGGCCGAGGCCCCCGCTCCCCCGGCGGCCGCCCCCGCCGACCTGACCAAGCCCGAGGACGCACGATGA
- a CDS encoding coiled-coil domain-containing protein: protein MSDTSSPFGFELVRRGYDRGQVDDRITKLVADRDSALARITSLEKRIEELHLETQNAQAQVNDAEPSYAGLGARVEKILRLAEEEAKDLREEARRAAEQHRELAESAAQQVRNDAESFASERKAKAEDEGIRIVEKAKGDAQTLRSEAQKDAQSKREEADALFEETRAKAAQAAADFETNLAKRREQSERDLASRQAKAEKRLAEIEHRAEQLRLEAEKLRTDAERRARQTVETAQRQAEDIVADANAKADRIRSESERELAALTNRRDSINAQLTNVREMLATLTGAAVAAAGTPADDEPISRGVPAQQSR, encoded by the coding sequence ATGAGCGACACTTCCTCCCCCTTCGGCTTCGAGCTCGTGCGGCGTGGTTACGACCGCGGTCAGGTGGACGACCGCATTACCAAACTCGTCGCCGACCGTGATAGTGCTCTGGCCCGAATCACCTCTCTGGAAAAGCGCATCGAGGAGCTCCACCTCGAGACGCAGAACGCCCAGGCCCAGGTCAACGACGCCGAGCCGTCGTACGCCGGTCTCGGTGCGCGTGTCGAGAAGATCCTCCGCCTCGCCGAGGAGGAGGCGAAGGACCTGCGCGAGGAGGCCCGTCGCGCCGCCGAGCAGCACCGCGAGCTCGCCGAGTCCGCCGCCCAGCAGGTGCGCAACGACGCCGAGTCGTTCGCCTCCGAGCGCAAGGCGAAGGCGGAGGACGAGGGCATCCGCATCGTCGAGAAGGCGAAGGGCGACGCCCAGACGCTGCGCAGCGAGGCCCAGAAGGACGCGCAGTCCAAGCGGGAGGAGGCGGACGCGCTCTTCGAGGAGACCCGCGCCAAGGCCGCCCAGGCCGCCGCGGACTTCGAGACCAACCTCGCCAAGCGCCGGGAGCAGTCGGAGCGCGACCTGGCGTCCCGTCAGGCGAAGGCGGAGAAGCGTCTCGCGGAGATCGAGCACCGCGCCGAGCAGCTGCGCCTCGAGGCGGAGAAGCTGCGTACGGACGCGGAGCGCCGTGCCCGTCAGACGGTGGAGACCGCGCAGCGCCAGGCCGAGGACATCGTGGCCGACGCGAACGCCAAGGCCGACCGTATCCGCAGCGAATCGGAGCGCGAGCTGGCGGCGCTCACCAACCGCCGCGACTCGATCAACGCCCAGCTGACCAACGTCCGCGAGATGCTGGCCACGCTGACCGGTGCCGCGGTCGCCGCGGCGGGCACGCCCGCCGACGACGAGCCGATCTCCCGCGGAGTCCCGGCGCAGCAGTCCCGCTGA